The Methanospirillum lacunae genome has a window encoding:
- a CDS encoding acyltransferase, which produces MNERFETWNYPEIIDGEPTKFHWIVKCVDNFKLGYKTDIGAFTYINAKYGVEIEELVQIGSHCSIYSISTIDKKQGKVVLKKRCCIGTHSVIMPGVTIGEGSIIGAFSFVNANVPQGVIAYGVPAKVIRKISKNEVNTTI; this is translated from the coding sequence ATGAATGAAAGATTCGAAACCTGGAATTATCCAGAGATCATTGATGGCGAACCAACAAAATTTCACTGGATTGTTAAATGTGTTGATAATTTTAAACTAGGGTACAAAACCGATATTGGAGCATTTACCTACATTAATGCTAAGTATGGAGTTGAGATAGAAGAACTAGTGCAAATAGGATCTCATTGCTCAATTTATTCTATCTCGACAATTGACAAGAAACAAGGGAAGGTTGTTCTTAAGAAGAGGTGTTGTATTGGGACACATTCGGTGATAATGCCAGGAGTAACTATAGGTGAAGGATCTATAATTGGGGCCTTCAGTTTTGTGAATGCTAATGTTCCTCAAGGAGTGATTGCTTATGGTGTACCAGCAAAGGTTATTCGGAAAATATCTAAAAATGAAGTTAATACCACAATATGA
- a CDS encoding N-acetylneuraminate synthase family protein, with the protein MNLCRQMIDAAVLSGVDAVKFQSWSAGSLISLTEYSRNTQYADKKKHFGSLLEMVERYQFTPQQHKEILHYCKEKGMTFLSSCFSKEEVDLLESLAIPAFKIASMDINHIPLLEYIGGKGKPVILSTGMATLGEIERAVNTLKKNGSGPIALLHCVSIYPPAYNTIHLKNIPMLQMAFDLPVGFSDHTLGTAIPLAAIAIGACIIEKHFTLDKEMDGWDHAISANPNEMEIIVREGCNVFTSIGSAVRTVTDEEEEKRKKFRRRIVIRQPMKEGEVISFGDIDYKRPGTGIHPDEFRYVIGRQVNRDFEADEWLEWSDLK; encoded by the coding sequence ATGAATCTGTGTAGACAAATGATTGATGCAGCGGTGTTATCAGGAGTTGATGCAGTAAAATTTCAATCATGGTCTGCAGGTTCATTAATATCCCTAACAGAATACAGCCGAAACACCCAGTATGCAGATAAAAAAAAGCATTTTGGCTCTTTGTTGGAGATGGTGGAGCGATACCAGTTTACTCCACAGCAACATAAGGAGATATTGCATTACTGTAAAGAAAAGGGCATGACTTTTCTTTCCAGTTGTTTCTCAAAAGAAGAAGTTGATCTCCTTGAGTCATTAGCTATACCGGCATTTAAAATTGCATCCATGGATATCAATCATATTCCTTTACTTGAATATATCGGGGGGAAAGGAAAGCCAGTAATTCTATCTACCGGTATGGCCACTCTTGGAGAGATTGAACGAGCGGTGAATACACTGAAGAAGAATGGATCCGGGCCAATAGCTCTGTTACACTGTGTTTCTATATATCCTCCAGCCTACAATACCATCCATCTAAAAAATATCCCTATGTTACAAATGGCATTCGACCTTCCTGTAGGGTTTAGTGATCACACCCTTGGTACTGCGATCCCCCTTGCTGCCATTGCCATTGGAGCATGTATCATTGAAAAACATTTTACATTAGATAAAGAAATGGATGGTTGGGATCACGCGATATCTGCAAATCCAAATGAGATGGAAATAATAGTACGTGAAGGTTGTAATGTTTTTACATCTATTGGGTCGGCAGTCAGAACGGTAACCGATGAAGAAGAGGAGAAGAGGAAAAAATTCCGACGAAGAATCGTTATTCGACAACCAATGAAGGAAGGAGAAGTTATAAGTTTTGGGGATATTGATTACAAAAGACCAGGTACCGGAATACATCCGGATGAATTCCGATATGTTATCGGTAGGCAAGTTAATCGTGATTTTGAAGCTGATGAATGGTTAGAATGGAGTGACCTCAAATAA